From Longimicrobiales bacterium, a single genomic window includes:
- a CDS encoding penicillin-binding protein activator LpoB produces the protein MSGRQRFPRLARAAILAAAAFLPLACASKQVTRIDPDAVTDLSGRWNDTDSRLVANELISSSLTEPWLRRYSETNGGEAPVVIVGGFRNRTMEHIAVNTFVKDLERAYVNSGAVRVVASPDEREEVRDERRDQQENARADTRARMAQETGARYMLQGNIEAIEDREGRERVVFYQIDATLVDLQSNERVWAGQKRIKKVITNSRARM, from the coding sequence ATGTCAGGACGTCAGCGGTTTCCGCGCCTCGCGCGCGCCGCCATCCTCGCCGCGGCGGCGTTCCTGCCGCTCGCGTGCGCCAGCAAGCAGGTGACGCGCATCGACCCGGACGCGGTCACCGACCTGTCCGGCCGCTGGAACGACACCGACTCGCGCCTGGTCGCGAACGAGCTGATCAGCTCCAGCCTGACCGAGCCGTGGCTGCGCCGCTACAGCGAGACGAACGGCGGTGAGGCGCCGGTCGTCATTGTCGGCGGCTTCCGCAATCGCACGATGGAGCACATCGCGGTCAACACGTTCGTGAAGGACCTCGAGCGCGCCTATGTCAATTCGGGGGCCGTGCGCGTCGTGGCCAGTCCGGACGAGCGCGAAGAGGTACGCGACGAGCGGCGCGATCAGCAGGAGAATGCACGCGCGGACACGCGGGCCAGGATGGCGCAGGAGACCGGCGCACGGTACATGCTGCAGGGGAATATCGAGGCGATCGAGGACCGCGAGGGTCGCGAGCGCGTGGTGTTCTACCAGATCGATGCGACGCTCGTGGATCTCCAGTCGAACGAGCGCGTCTGGGCGGGACAGAAGCGGATCAAGAAGGTGATCACGAACTCGCGCGCCCGGATGTAG